Proteins from a single region of Theileria parva strain Muguga chromosome 1, complete sequence, whole genome shotgun sequence:
- the ROM6 gene encoding Rhomboid family protein, translating to MSYVRITNFTAIRNLRQNLIVFHDGIFHRFYPQRNFQYTNYSTNNSLTTLNNRKIPITSNIFEKNKYNSNFKKHKRNFRYLAFITTASCAIHKNPDESTDKNEENKEEEVTDEKDESTTFDPFDDEDVVYFSKDYTYESPTKDNKYYIHIEKFRYPNPKGAKIPKSINSDIDSFFVNPFFGYFKRVKDQIDSIFDNSGVNFSNLSPFNPTNGGGNAVHMDPFWVVLSNTPPTTFSNAFMLICGAVFALWKLSENTASTKFSEFMNKHFITSYEAFKSKRYHTLLTSAISHSSFVHFGVNCMLFHQLMKTFNNHMSFYSTHHVNNSLQTFVRSIFSSNSTLNVGNVSKVGRITTNDIFNVMFLSSLASSLGHVYFYKTPVLGASGAISGLMYLLASTFPNSFFRTVFPLPGLNLSILQIGQVFVATNLFFLMNGRSPNIAWAAHLIGMGAGALYCFFQQYVNKRPGFYNPFSLSVKTAKSQWMRTFQGFGKI from the exons ATGTCATATGTTAGAATAACAAACTTTACAGCAATTAGAAACTTAAGGCAGAATCTTATTGTTTTTCATGATGGGATATTCCATAGATTTTATCCTCAAAGGAACTTTcaatatactaattattcCACAAATAACTCCTTAACCACATTGAATAATCGTAAAATACCAATAACTTCAAACATATTTGAGAAGAACAAATATAattctaattttaaaaagcATAAAAGGAATTTCAGATATTTAGCCTTCATAACCACAGCAAGCTGTGCTATACACAAGAATCCTGATGAATCCACCgataaaaatgaagaaaataaGGAGGAAGAAGTAACCGATGAAAAGGATGAATCTACCACGTTTGACCCGtttgatgatgaagatgTAGTTTACTTTTCTAAAGATTATACATACGAGTCACCTACAAAggataataaatattatatacacattGAGAAGTTTAGGTATCCAAACCCTAAAGGCGCTAAGATTCCAAAGTCTATTAATTCAGACATTGATTCGTTCTTCGTAAATCCTTTTTTCGGTTATTTCAAACGAGTAAAGGATCAAATCGACAGTATTTTCGACAATTCAGGCGTTAATTTCTCTAATTTGTCACCGTTTAATCCTACGAATGGAGGTGGAAATGCGGTTCATATGGACCCATTTTGGGTAGTTTTAAGTAACACGCCGCCGACAACCTTTAGTAACGCGTTTATGTTAATTTGCGGAGCAGTTTTTGCACTTTGGAAGTTATCCGAAAACACAGCCAGCACTAAATTCTCAGAATTCATGAATAAACACTTCATCACATCTTACGAAGCCTTTAAATCCAAACGCTATCACACACTACTCACCTCag CGATAAGTCATTCATCGTTTGTTCATTTTGGAGTGAATTGTATGTTATTTCATCAATTGATGAAGACGTTTAATAATCACATGTCGTTTTACAGCACACACCACGTTAATAATAGCCTACAAACATTTGTAAGGAGTATTTTCTCCTCAAACTCCACACTCAACG TGGGAAATGTGTCGAAGGTAGGAAGGATAACGACGaatgatatatttaatgtaatgtTTTTATCATCGTTGGCGTCAAGTTTGGGTCACgtgtatttttataagaCTCCAGTTCTGGGAGCGTCAGGAGCTATTTCGGGGCTGATGTACCTCTTGGCTTCAACCTTCCCAAATAGCTTCTTCAGAACAGTATTTCCGCTCCCGGGACTTAATTTAAGCATTTTACAAATCGGTCAGGTTTTTGTAGCCACTAATTTGTTCTTTCTAATGAATGGAAGGAGTCCGAACATAGCGTGGGCCGCACATCTCATAGGGATGGGAGCAGGAGCACTTTACTGTTTCTTCCAGCAATATGTAAACAAAAGACCAGGCTTCTATAACCCGTTCTCACTCTCTGTGAAAACGGCCAAGAGTCAGTGGATGAGAACGTTCCAAG GGTTTGGGAAGATTTAA
- the trxB/A gene encoding Thioredoxin family protein, with translation MKYINSVLCLIILLNVVQCRENSENSEDSKIAKDSTFNPIKIDYFEYEFPINHHVIPFSYTLEGSAGKNSVKPEESHNSAEDSNVDNINNMNLEPRLEPSYTSYSFIRSYNVSKSCPLDDNFFSNRISKFSRFGSGRESGYPDLNELIEHNKTSNGVLLVDFFATWCGPCQRMNENLEVIRSQYRSDKLTIHSVDVDQNKSHLEEYKITALPSLLLFVRGEVHKKIVGLVDVKTLIKEIDLSLDSLYH, from the exons atgaagtatataaattcaGTTCTTTgcttaataatattattaaatgtaGTTCAGTGTAGAGaaaattctgaaaattCAGAAGATTCCAAAATCGCTAAGGATTCCACATTTAACCCTATCAAAATAGACTATTTTGAATATGAATTCCCAATCAACCATCATGTAATTCCATTTTCATACACTTTGGAAGGCTCCGCTGGAAAGAATTCAGTAAAGCCTGAAGAATCACACAATAGCGCTGAA gacTCCAATGTTGacaatataaataacatgAATTTGGAACCAAGACTGGAACCTTCCTACACTTCTTACTCCTTCATTAGAAGTTATAACGTTTCTAAATCCTGCCCACTggatgataattttttcagCAATCGTATAAGTAAATTCTCAAGATTCGGATCAGGTCGTGAAAGCGGTTACCCAGACCTAAACgaa CTGATTGAGCATAATAAGACTTCAAATGGAGTCCTTTTAGTTGACTTTTTTGCAACTTG GTGTGGACCTTGTCAAAGGATGAACGAGAATTTG GAAGTGATAAGATCACAGTATAGAAGTGATAAACTGACAATACACTCAGTAGATGTGGATCAGAATAAAAGCCATTTGGAAGAGTACAAAATTACAGCACTCCCATCACTTTTATTATTCGTTAGAGGGGAGGTACACAAGAAAATCGTCGGACTCGTTGATGTTAAAACTCTAATCAAGGAAATTGATCTCTCATTAGATTCACTATaccattaa